In Leptodactylus fuscus isolate aLepFus1 chromosome 2, aLepFus1.hap2, whole genome shotgun sequence, one genomic interval encodes:
- the MLNR gene encoding motilin receptor, whose product MVAGLIGNTITILIIKRYKEMNTTTNFYLSSMAMSDIIILLCLPFDLYRLWKSSPWIFGGFLCKFVYLLSEGCTYSTILHITALSIERYLAICFPLKAKVFITKRRVKMVIILLWVIALFSAAPFYNMFENVQIYSYNTSSKSLWECKFTEYAKKSGLLKIMMWVTTVYFFFPMLCLTVLYGFIGKKLWKSKNTLQGPNAVNREKCHRQTVKILVVVILAFIICWLPFHIGRIIYVNTKDLKMVKFSQYFNIVAMQLFYLSASINPILYNFISKKYRTAAYKLLRLSTSDERSYNVIKDETGGHTETTCTHNEYITHI is encoded by the exons ATGGTGGCCGGGCTCATCGGGAACACCATTACTATCCTTATCATCAAACGCTATAAAGAAATGAACACCACCACAAACTTCTACTTATCCAGCATGGCCATGTCCGACATTATCATCCTCCTCTGCTTGCCCTTTGACTTGTACCGTCTTTGGAAGTCCAGTCCTTGGATCTTCGGAGGTTTTCTTTGTAAATTTGTATACCTTCTTAGTGAAGGTTGTACGTactccaccattctgcacatcaCGGCTCTGAGCATTGAGAGATACTTAGCCATATGTTTCCCTCTTAAAGCCAAGGTCTTCATTACCAAGAGAAGGGTGAAGATGGTGATTATTCTTCTATGGGTCATTGCCTTGTTCTCCGCTGCTCCTTTTTATAACATGTTTGAGAATGTGCAAATTTACAGCTACAATACTTCCTCCAAAAGCCTCTGGGAGTGTAAGTTTACGGAGTACGCCAAGAAATCTGGACTTCTTAAGATCATGATGTGGGTGACAACTGTTTATTTCTTCTTCCCTATGTTATGCCTGACTGTTCTCTATGGCTTTATTGGTAAGAAGCTGTGGAAAAGCaaaaacactctccaaggtcctAATGCAGTCAACCgagaaaaatgtcacagacaaaCAGTCAAAATTCTGG TTGTGGTCATACTGGCTTTCATAATCTGCTGGCTCCCGTTTCACATTGGAAGGATCATCTATGTGAACACCAAAGACTTAAAGATGGTGAAGTTTTCCCAATATTTCAACATTGTCGCCATGCAGCTCTTTTACCTGAGCGCCTCCATCAACCCAATCCTCTATAACTTCATCTCCAAGAAATATAGGACTGCCGCCTACAAGCTCCTCCGTCTTAGCACTTCAGACGAGAGGTCCTACAATGTCATCAAGGATGAAACGGGAGGACACACGGAGACTACATGTACCCATAATGAATATATCACACACATCTGA